A part of Propioniciclava coleopterorum genomic DNA contains:
- a CDS encoding DUF6394 family protein — MNLEKVVFGFFVLLAATLNFGYVTGEIGNPMHHNVIELYAAIVVNIIATILKFGDRTQIGAIHLATSLVATIQLIIAGVVWIWYTQIAPQPLTESAMSSVVSMALGALLANVVSVVLMVIETANFRRH, encoded by the coding sequence ATGAACCTGGAGAAGGTGGTCTTCGGCTTCTTCGTGCTGCTGGCCGCCACCCTGAACTTCGGCTACGTGACCGGTGAGATCGGCAACCCGATGCACCACAACGTCATCGAGCTCTACGCCGCCATCGTGGTGAACATCATCGCGACCATCCTCAAGTTCGGCGACCGGACCCAGATCGGCGCGATCCACCTCGCGACGAGCCTCGTGGCGACCATCCAGCTGATCATCGCCGGCGTCGTGTGGATCTGGTACACCCAGATCGCCCCGCAGCCGCTGACCGAGTCCGCGATGTCGAGCGTCGTGTCGATGGCGTTGGGCGCCCTGCTGGCCAACGTGGTGTCGGTGGTGCTGATGGTGATCGAGACCGCCAACTTCCGTCGCCACTGA
- a CDS encoding FecCD family ABC transporter permease — MAVLLLISMVIALGIGSVQVPWTDVVAVIARRLRLIEGAGVTALQDDIVWRLRAPRVLGAACVGAVLAVCGAVLQSLTGNELADPYLLGVSSGASVGAVFVLVFGVGVLAPQSLLMMAASFAGALAALAIVLALARGRSGDLPASRTILAGVAVGQLCGALTSLMIMVFGHNTAARSAMEWMLGTMAGLRWPTTSITLVLAAAVLALTLGHARTLDAFSFGESAAASLGVAVNRARWTLMLGTALAAAGTVAFVGPIGFVGLTVPHIVRFLVGARHAVLLPLSAAAGAILLIWSDTAARSLTSSEIPIGIVTAVVGTPVLIHLLRRRARA; from the coding sequence CTGGCGGTGCTGCTGCTGATCTCCATGGTGATCGCGCTGGGCATCGGCTCGGTGCAGGTCCCGTGGACCGACGTCGTCGCGGTCATCGCCCGCCGGCTGCGCCTGATCGAGGGCGCGGGCGTCACGGCGCTGCAGGACGACATCGTGTGGCGGCTGCGGGCGCCGCGCGTGCTGGGGGCCGCCTGCGTCGGCGCCGTGCTGGCGGTGTGCGGGGCGGTGCTGCAGTCCCTGACCGGGAACGAGCTCGCCGACCCCTACCTGCTCGGCGTGTCCAGCGGCGCCTCGGTGGGGGCGGTGTTCGTGCTGGTCTTCGGCGTCGGGGTCCTCGCCCCGCAGTCGCTGCTGATGATGGCGGCCTCGTTCGCCGGGGCCCTGGCCGCCCTGGCGATCGTCCTGGCCCTGGCGCGGGGCCGCTCCGGCGACCTGCCCGCCAGCCGGACCATCCTCGCCGGCGTCGCCGTGGGGCAGCTGTGCGGGGCGCTCACCTCGCTGATGATCATGGTCTTCGGCCACAACACTGCCGCCCGCTCGGCGATGGAGTGGATGCTCGGGACCATGGCCGGGCTGCGCTGGCCCACGACGTCGATCACGCTCGTCCTGGCCGCCGCCGTCCTCGCCCTCACGCTCGGCCACGCCCGCACGCTGGACGCCTTCAGCTTCGGCGAGTCCGCGGCGGCGTCGCTCGGCGTCGCGGTGAACCGGGCCCGGTGGACGCTGATGCTCGGCACGGCGCTGGCCGCCGCCGGCACGGTCGCGTTCGTCGGCCCGATCGGCTTCGTGGGGCTGACGGTGCCCCACATCGTCCGGTTCCTCGTCGGGGCGCGGCACGCCGTCCTGCTGCCGCTGTCCGCCGCGGCCGGGGCCATCCTGCTGATCTGGTCCGACACGGCGGCCCGCTCGCTGACGTCCAGCGAGATCCCCATCGGGATCGTCACCGCCGTCGTCGGCACCCCGGTCCTGATCCACCTCCTCCGCCGACGGGCACGCGCGTGA
- a CDS encoding DinB family protein, with translation MDEPRHPGHAHQASFGVREAAERTMLTTFLDEHRAAAAGLLDGLSEEEAALSLVPSATTVLGLVKHLTLVETIWFAELLTGTTRADLGLPATPAASFELAPDDTVASIARGYAQACDRSRAALVGHDLDEIVAGHRLGPMSLRWILLHCIRETAQHVGHGEILREQTLASRG, from the coding sequence ATGGACGAACCGCGCCATCCCGGGCATGCGCATCAGGCCTCGTTCGGCGTCCGTGAGGCCGCCGAGAGGACGATGCTCACCACGTTCCTCGACGAGCACCGCGCGGCGGCAGCGGGGCTGCTCGACGGGCTCAGCGAGGAGGAGGCGGCCCTCTCCCTGGTGCCCTCGGCCACGACGGTGCTCGGGCTGGTGAAGCACCTCACGCTCGTCGAGACGATCTGGTTCGCCGAACTGCTCACCGGCACCACCCGCGCCGACCTGGGGCTGCCCGCCACTCCAGCCGCGAGCTTCGAGCTCGCACCCGACGACACGGTCGCATCGATCGCACGCGGGTACGCGCAGGCCTGCGACCGCTCCCGCGCCGCGCTGGTCGGTCACGATCTCGACGAGATCGTCGCCGGTCACCGACTCGGCCCGATGAGCCTGCGGTGGATCCTGCTGCACTGCATCCGCGAGACCGCCCAGCACGTCGGGCACGGCGAGATCCTGCGCGAGCAGACCCTCGCGTCCCGAGGCTGA
- a CDS encoding ABC transporter ATP-binding protein, with protein MRWPKAGLPPITATLGCADLAWGVDGRPILHDVTAELAPGRVTALVGVNGSGKTSLLHLLAGLRRPTAGTVRLGEHDLAALPRRTVARAVAVMEQNANASVELTVRDVVALGRIPHAGGWRSLADDPAVLDAMRHTGVDGLAGQAWSTLSGGERQRVQLARALAQQPRILLLDEPTNHLDLAHQIGLLGLVRATGLTTAVVLHDLDLALAHADDVWVMDAGRIVAQGPAGQVLDATLIARHFGVLGRVLADVRPGFRWEGLADDAAS; from the coding sequence GTGAGGTGGCCGAAGGCCGGCCTGCCGCCGATCACCGCCACCCTGGGCTGTGCCGACCTGGCCTGGGGCGTGGACGGCCGCCCGATCCTGCACGACGTCACCGCGGAGCTGGCGCCCGGACGCGTCACCGCCCTGGTCGGGGTCAACGGGTCGGGCAAGACGAGCCTGCTGCACCTGCTCGCCGGCCTGCGGCGTCCGACCGCCGGCACCGTCCGGCTCGGCGAGCACGATCTGGCCGCGCTGCCGCGGCGCACAGTCGCCAGGGCCGTCGCCGTCATGGAGCAGAACGCGAACGCATCGGTCGAGCTGACGGTGCGCGACGTCGTGGCCCTGGGCCGGATCCCGCACGCCGGCGGCTGGCGCTCCCTGGCCGACGACCCCGCCGTGCTCGACGCGATGCGCCACACCGGGGTCGACGGGCTCGCCGGGCAGGCCTGGTCGACGCTCTCGGGCGGGGAGCGGCAGCGGGTGCAGTTGGCGCGCGCGCTCGCGCAGCAGCCGCGGATCCTGCTGCTCGACGAGCCCACCAACCACCTCGACCTGGCGCACCAGATCGGGCTGCTCGGCCTGGTGCGCGCCACCGGGCTCACGACCGCCGTCGTGCTGCACGATCTGGACCTGGCCCTGGCGCACGCCGACGACGTCTGGGTGATGGACGCCGGCCGCATCGTCGCGCAGGGGCCGGCCGGCCAGGTTCTGGACGCGACCCTGATCGCGCGGCACTTCGGCGTCCTCGGGCGGGTGCTGGCCGACGTGCGTCCGGGCTTCCGGTGGGAGGGGCTCGCCGATGACGCGGCGTCCTGA
- the pgm gene encoding phosphoglucomutase (alpha-D-glucose-1,6-bisphosphate-dependent) gives MVHARAGQPAQPEDLIDVDEVVAAYYDLIPDPNNPDQQVVFGTSGHRGASLRTAFNEAHIAATTQAIIEYRAAQGITGPLFIGKDTHALSLPAWKTALEVLHAAGVDVRAEREDEYTPTPAVSRAIIVYNRDHSGPRADGIVVTPSHNPPTDGGFKYNPPHGGPADSDATKVIAARANELLGDFRSIPRTPYERAASEITRHDYRTPYVEDLSNVINLDAIRDAGLNIGADPMGGASVQYWEYLADHFDLGITVVNRTVDPAWPFMTLDWDGKIRMDCSSPYAMASLIHNANSYDLSTGNDADSDRHGIVTPDAGLMNPNHYLAVAIQYLYGGNRPGWNPAAGIGKTLVSSSMIDRVAGKLNRTLVEVPVGFKWFVPGLSDGSVGFGGEESAGASFLTLDGRTWTTDKDGILLDLLASEILAVTGETPSRHYDKLAEEFGATAYARIDAPANREQKAKLGNLSPEDVTATELAGEPITAKLTKAPGNGAAIGGLKVVTENAWFAARPSGTEDVYKIYAESFKGADHLAEVQRQAKEVVDSVLG, from the coding sequence ATGGTTCACGCACGCGCAGGACAGCCCGCCCAGCCCGAGGATCTCATCGACGTCGACGAGGTCGTGGCCGCCTACTACGACCTGATCCCCGACCCGAACAACCCCGACCAGCAGGTCGTCTTCGGCACGTCGGGCCACCGGGGCGCCAGCCTGAGGACGGCCTTCAACGAGGCCCACATCGCGGCGACGACGCAGGCGATCATCGAGTACCGGGCCGCGCAGGGGATCACCGGGCCGCTGTTCATCGGCAAGGACACCCACGCGCTGTCGCTGCCCGCCTGGAAGACCGCGCTCGAGGTGCTGCACGCCGCGGGCGTCGACGTGCGCGCCGAGCGCGAGGACGAGTACACGCCCACCCCTGCGGTGTCGCGCGCCATCATCGTGTACAACCGCGACCACAGCGGCCCGCGCGCCGACGGCATCGTCGTGACCCCGTCGCACAACCCGCCCACCGACGGCGGCTTCAAGTACAACCCGCCGCACGGCGGCCCGGCGGACTCCGACGCCACCAAGGTGATCGCCGCCCGCGCCAACGAACTGCTGGGCGACTTCCGCTCGATCCCCCGCACGCCGTACGAGCGCGCGGCCTCCGAGATCACCCGTCACGACTACCGGACGCCCTACGTCGAGGACCTGTCCAACGTCATCAACCTGGACGCCATCCGCGACGCGGGGCTCAACATCGGCGCCGACCCGATGGGCGGCGCGTCGGTGCAGTACTGGGAGTACCTGGCCGACCACTTCGACCTCGGGATCACCGTCGTCAACCGCACCGTCGACCCGGCGTGGCCGTTCATGACGCTCGACTGGGACGGCAAGATCCGGATGGACTGCTCCAGCCCGTACGCGATGGCGTCCCTGATCCACAACGCGAACTCCTACGACCTGTCGACCGGCAACGACGCCGACTCCGACCGGCACGGCATCGTCACCCCCGACGCGGGCCTGATGAACCCCAACCACTACCTCGCGGTCGCGATCCAGTACCTGTACGGCGGCAACCGTCCGGGCTGGAACCCGGCGGCGGGCATCGGCAAGACGCTGGTGTCCAGCTCGATGATCGACCGGGTGGCGGGCAAGCTGAACCGCACGCTGGTCGAGGTCCCGGTCGGCTTCAAGTGGTTCGTGCCCGGCCTGTCCGACGGCTCGGTCGGCTTCGGCGGCGAGGAGTCCGCGGGCGCCTCGTTCCTGACGCTCGACGGCCGGACCTGGACCACCGACAAGGACGGCATCCTGCTCGACCTGCTGGCCTCGGAGATCCTCGCCGTCACCGGCGAGACCCCGAGCCGGCACTACGACAAGCTCGCCGAGGAGTTCGGGGCGACCGCCTACGCCCGCATCGACGCCCCCGCGAACCGGGAGCAGAAGGCCAAGCTGGGCAACCTCTCCCCCGAGGACGTCACCGCGACCGAGCTCGCGGGCGAGCCCATCACTGCGAAGCTCACCAAGGCTCCCGGCAACGGCGCGGCGATCGGCGGGCTGAAGGTCGTCACCGAGAACGCATGGTTCGCCGCCCGGCCGTCGGGCACCGAGGACGTCTACAAGATCTACGCCGAGTCGTTCAAGGGCGCCGACCACCTCGCCGAGGTGCAGCGGCAGGCCAAGGAGGTCGTCGACTCAGTCCTGGGCTGA
- a CDS encoding tetratricopeptide repeat protein: protein MDLSALKPTPPPPPGASWVVEADDQSFEQVLGLSMQHPLVLEFWSSRAPDPQFAGVLTDLANEAAGAYLLVRVDVDRAPTIAQALQIQSVPLVVGVIAGQLAPLFQGTTDKATAKTAIDQLLQVAASNGLSGRAQPVVDPTADAGGPDPRFDAADAALQQGDFAQAVVEFDKLLAANPADAEAAAGKAQASLMVRIADLDAAETKAKADADAADVDAQLAMADLEIATGRVVPAFDRIIEAIRLTSGKERDRARKRLLELFETVGANEPAVLKARRDLTTALF from the coding sequence ATGGATCTCTCCGCCCTCAAGCCGACCCCGCCCCCGCCGCCCGGCGCCTCGTGGGTGGTCGAGGCCGATGATCAGTCCTTCGAGCAGGTCCTCGGCCTGTCGATGCAGCACCCCCTGGTGCTGGAGTTCTGGTCCTCGCGCGCGCCGGACCCGCAGTTCGCCGGCGTCCTGACCGACCTGGCCAACGAGGCCGCGGGCGCCTACCTCCTCGTCCGCGTGGACGTCGACCGGGCGCCCACCATCGCGCAGGCGCTGCAGATCCAGAGCGTGCCGCTCGTCGTCGGCGTCATCGCCGGCCAGCTCGCGCCGCTGTTCCAGGGCACCACCGACAAGGCGACCGCCAAGACGGCCATCGACCAGCTGCTGCAGGTCGCGGCGTCCAACGGGCTGTCGGGGCGCGCCCAGCCGGTCGTCGACCCCACCGCGGACGCCGGCGGCCCCGACCCACGCTTCGACGCCGCCGACGCCGCGCTCCAGCAGGGCGACTTCGCCCAGGCCGTGGTGGAGTTCGACAAGCTGCTGGCGGCCAATCCCGCGGACGCCGAGGCGGCCGCCGGGAAGGCGCAGGCGTCGCTGATGGTCCGCATCGCGGATCTGGACGCCGCCGAGACCAAGGCCAAGGCGGACGCCGACGCCGCCGACGTGGACGCCCAACTGGCGATGGCCGACCTGGAGATCGCCACGGGCCGCGTCGTGCCGGCCTTCGATCGGATCATCGAGGCGATCCGGCTGACCTCGGGCAAGGAGCGCGACAGGGCCCGCAAGCGCCTGCTGGAGCTGTTCGAGACCGTGGGCGCCAACGAACCCGCGGTGCTGAAGGCCCGCCGCGACCTGACGACCGCCCTGTTCTGA
- a CDS encoding TetR/AcrR family transcriptional regulator produces the protein MSSSYHRPELRADLLAATRALVEAEGTHAVTIARVARACDVSVAAPYRHFANKAALLGAVAADGYAALGSEMAAAAGRAGSPADRLVAAGVAYVGFAIAHPDLFALMFDRDLRDPHPAAHAVLEGLAALIDSQDLAVPPEVALRDAWALAHGLATLRIGGMATFTRDDSPARLERDLRGLLSGILR, from the coding sequence ATGTCGAGTTCCTACCATCGCCCTGAGTTGCGCGCGGACCTGCTCGCGGCCACCCGCGCGCTCGTCGAGGCCGAGGGCACCCACGCGGTCACCATCGCGCGTGTCGCGCGGGCGTGCGACGTGAGCGTCGCCGCCCCCTACCGGCACTTCGCCAACAAGGCCGCCCTGCTGGGCGCCGTCGCGGCCGACGGCTACGCGGCGCTCGGTTCTGAGATGGCGGCGGCTGCGGGGCGGGCAGGCAGCCCCGCCGACCGGCTCGTCGCGGCGGGTGTGGCCTACGTCGGCTTCGCGATCGCGCACCCGGACCTGTTCGCGCTGATGTTCGACCGCGACCTGCGCGACCCTCACCCGGCCGCGCACGCCGTGCTGGAGGGGCTCGCCGCCCTGATCGACAGCCAGGATCTGGCGGTGCCGCCCGAGGTGGCGCTGCGCGACGCCTGGGCGCTGGCGCACGGGCTCGCGACCCTGCGGATCGGCGGCATGGCCACCTTCACCCGGGACGACTCCCCCGCCCGGCTGGAGCGGGACCTGCGAGGCCTGCTCAGCGGCATCCTGCGATGA
- a CDS encoding DUF6766 family protein, whose protein sequence is MRRLRDNALTLTFLVLLLGALVGQSLVGLADYNDAARTAHLAEIDWATYVTSSAFGVDVAENWQSEYLQFTLYIFLTVWLVQRGSAESKPPGQEGLGTDEQQRVGPFAQADSPRAARAGGIGTRVFGFSLTLVMAVIFLLSWATQAVAGRVALNEERIRDQLDPLTLGQYLGDTDFWGRTLQNWQSEFLAVASMAIFTVYLRQRGSPESKQVGAPHAETPGP, encoded by the coding sequence GTGAGGAGGCTGCGCGACAATGCGCTGACGCTCACGTTCCTGGTGCTGCTCCTGGGCGCCCTCGTCGGACAGTCGCTGGTCGGGCTGGCCGACTACAACGACGCCGCCCGCACCGCGCACCTGGCCGAGATCGACTGGGCGACCTACGTCACCTCGTCGGCCTTCGGGGTCGACGTCGCGGAGAACTGGCAGTCCGAGTACCTCCAGTTCACCCTGTACATCTTCCTGACGGTGTGGCTGGTGCAGCGGGGGTCGGCGGAATCCAAACCGCCGGGACAGGAGGGACTCGGAACCGACGAGCAGCAGCGTGTCGGCCCGTTCGCCCAGGCGGACTCACCCCGCGCAGCAAGGGCCGGCGGCATCGGGACGCGCGTCTTCGGGTTCTCCCTGACGCTCGTGATGGCGGTCATCTTCCTCCTGTCCTGGGCGACGCAGGCCGTCGCGGGACGCGTCGCGCTGAACGAGGAGCGGATCCGCGACCAACTCGATCCGCTCACCCTGGGGCAGTACCTCGGGGACACCGACTTCTGGGGGCGAACCCTTCAGAACTGGCAGTCGGAGTTCCTGGCGGTGGCGTCCATGGCGATCTTCACGGTGTACCTGCGCCAACGGGGCTCCCCGGAGTCGAAGCAGGTCGGAGCGCCGCACGCGGAGACTCCGGGGCCCTGA
- a CDS encoding SDR family oxidoreductase → MSAHEEQSQVDLTAEDKATRDGGFPEQEQQPPGLTTDMTPVPDHGEESWTGRDRLPGMRALITGGDSGIGRAVALAFAREGCDVALSYLPEEQSDADDVASWVEKAGRRCILLPGDLRDEETARRVVDDAASQLGGLDILVNNAGFQWARREAGIESVTTEMMDRVFTTNLYGLFWVTQQALKHLGRGASIINVSSIQAYDPSASLIDYASTKAAINNLTVNLAAELGPRGIRVNCVAPGPIWTPLQPATRNPDTIPGFGEDTPLGRPGQPAELAGAFVFLASPQEASYVSGTVLGVTGGRAVF, encoded by the coding sequence ATGAGCGCACACGAGGAACAGAGCCAGGTCGACCTGACCGCCGAGGACAAGGCCACGCGCGACGGGGGCTTCCCGGAGCAGGAACAGCAACCGCCGGGTCTCACGACCGACATGACCCCCGTCCCCGATCACGGCGAGGAAAGCTGGACCGGGCGGGACCGCCTCCCGGGGATGCGGGCCCTGATCACCGGCGGGGACTCGGGGATCGGCCGCGCCGTCGCGCTGGCCTTCGCGAGGGAGGGCTGCGACGTCGCGCTGAGTTACCTGCCCGAGGAGCAGTCCGACGCCGACGACGTCGCCTCCTGGGTGGAGAAGGCCGGACGGCGCTGCATCCTGCTGCCGGGCGACCTGCGCGACGAGGAGACCGCCCGCCGCGTCGTGGACGACGCCGCGTCGCAGCTGGGTGGCCTCGACATCCTCGTCAACAACGCGGGCTTCCAATGGGCGCGACGTGAGGCCGGGATCGAGTCGGTGACCACCGAGATGATGGACCGCGTCTTCACGACCAACCTGTACGGGCTGTTCTGGGTGACCCAGCAGGCGCTGAAGCACCTCGGCCGGGGCGCGAGCATCATCAACGTCAGCTCGATCCAGGCCTACGACCCGTCGGCCTCGCTGATCGACTACGCCTCCACGAAGGCGGCGATCAACAACCTGACCGTGAACCTCGCGGCCGAGCTCGGCCCCCGCGGCATCCGCGTGAACTGCGTGGCGCCCGGCCCCATCTGGACGCCGTTGCAGCCCGCGACGCGGAACCCGGACACCATTCCGGGCTTCGGGGAGGACACGCCGCTGGGGCGTCCGGGGCAGCCGGCCGAACTGGCGGGCGCGTTCGTGTTCCTCGCCTCCCCGCAGGAGGCGTCCTACGTCTCCGGGACCGTGCTCGGCGTCACGGGCGGCCGCGCCGTGTTCTAG
- a CDS encoding FKBP-type peptidyl-prolyl cis-trans isomerase, whose product MHKSPKTALAAVAGLALALTLAACGGPAASPSPTPSDPATATPTETATPTPTATPTPITPSTSLDGITVTGDAGAAPTVTVPSPWAIDQTRRSVLVEGNGPAAEGDSIVEVNYVGTNGRTGEVFDSSWQRGTHGLFSLDQVVPGFTKGLTGAKPGERVLIGMPGADGYDASGGSPDAGIEVGDSLVFLVDVIAVSTKTAVGTPASPSLPVTVGEDGGKPTVSIPAGATPPANLVAESVIVGAQRPVAATDYVMVRYRTWSWKTGQMIEDVYEAPEAGQLARLIPGWQKGLVGKPIGSRVVIVAPPADAYPQGNATPAIEAGDTLVYTVDILFSSSVTG is encoded by the coding sequence GTGCACAAATCTCCCAAGACGGCCCTCGCCGCCGTGGCCGGGCTCGCCCTCGCGCTGACGCTCGCCGCGTGCGGCGGACCCGCCGCCTCGCCTTCCCCGACCCCGTCCGACCCCGCGACCGCGACGCCGACCGAGACGGCGACGCCGACCCCGACGGCCACGCCGACGCCGATCACCCCCTCGACGTCGCTCGACGGCATCACGGTGACCGGCGACGCCGGCGCGGCGCCCACCGTCACGGTGCCCTCCCCGTGGGCGATCGACCAGACGCGTCGCTCGGTGCTCGTCGAGGGCAACGGGCCGGCTGCCGAGGGCGACTCGATCGTCGAGGTCAACTACGTGGGCACCAACGGCCGCACGGGCGAGGTCTTCGACTCCTCCTGGCAGCGCGGGACGCACGGGCTGTTCTCGCTCGACCAGGTCGTCCCCGGCTTCACCAAGGGGCTGACCGGCGCGAAGCCGGGCGAGCGCGTCCTGATCGGCATGCCCGGCGCCGACGGGTACGACGCCTCGGGCGGCTCCCCGGACGCCGGGATCGAGGTGGGGGACTCGCTGGTCTTCCTGGTCGACGTGATCGCGGTCTCGACCAAGACCGCCGTCGGGACGCCCGCGAGCCCGAGCCTCCCGGTCACGGTGGGCGAGGACGGCGGCAAGCCGACCGTCAGCATCCCCGCGGGCGCGACGCCCCCGGCGAACCTGGTGGCCGAGAGCGTCATCGTCGGCGCGCAGCGTCCGGTCGCGGCCACCGACTACGTGATGGTGCGCTACCGCACCTGGTCGTGGAAGACCGGCCAGATGATCGAGGACGTGTACGAGGCGCCGGAGGCCGGCCAGCTCGCGCGGCTGATCCCCGGCTGGCAGAAGGGCCTGGTCGGCAAGCCGATCGGCTCCCGCGTCGTCATCGTCGCGCCGCCCGCCGACGCCTACCCCCAGGGCAACGCGACGCCGGCGATCGAGGCCGGCGACACGCTGGTCTACACCGTCGACATCCTGTTCTCCAGCTCGGTCACCGGCTGA
- a CDS encoding potassium channel family protein → MPLKRPAPEAPRRSGHNLLRRKDVPVPQPAPSTDALFMALRRMRAPLIVVVVVFSISVTGLTLIPGTDPDGNPWKMSVFDALYLMSYTATTIGFGEIPYALSYPQRAWVIVCIFASVIGWAYFIGVTLSLIQDRAFRLALARQSFVRKVRTLRRPFLIVAGYGQMGRMVAETLDTLGRSCVVLDADPESLDALANAQLASDIPALIADARDPAPSASPGWGAPTAPACWR, encoded by the coding sequence ATGCCCCTGAAGCGTCCAGCCCCCGAGGCGCCGCGCCGCAGCGGCCACAACCTGCTGCGCCGCAAGGACGTGCCCGTGCCGCAGCCCGCGCCCTCCACGGACGCGCTGTTCATGGCGCTGCGCCGGATGCGGGCGCCCCTGATCGTCGTGGTGGTGGTGTTCTCGATCTCGGTCACCGGGCTCACGCTCATCCCCGGCACCGACCCCGACGGCAACCCGTGGAAGATGTCCGTCTTCGACGCGCTCTACCTCATGAGCTACACCGCCACCACGATCGGCTTCGGCGAGATCCCCTACGCGCTGTCCTACCCCCAGCGGGCGTGGGTGATCGTGTGCATCTTCGCCTCGGTGATCGGGTGGGCGTATTTCATCGGCGTCACGCTGTCGCTGATCCAGGACCGCGCGTTCCGGCTCGCGCTGGCGCGGCAGTCGTTCGTGCGCAAGGTGCGGACGCTGCGGCGTCCGTTCCTCATCGTCGCCGGGTACGGGCAGATGGGGCGGATGGTCGCCGAGACCCTGGACACCCTCGGCCGCTCGTGCGTCGTGCTGGACGCCGACCCCGAGTCCCTGGACGCGCTGGCCAACGCGCAACTCGCCAGCGACATCCCCGCGCTGATCGCCGACGCCCGCGACCCCGCGCCCTCGGCCTCGCCGGGCTGGGGAGCCCCTACTGCACCGGCGTGCTGGCGCTGA
- a CDS encoding (2Fe-2S) ferredoxin domain-containing protein, which yields MTRRPDGPLPAGAAVVCVALTQDAAAATRALAGAGAWAALEGDGPGLASVLSGFDGPVGLVGVAAGEGPAPLSWLRRVAGDWLRGSPGAPAVLVWPAAVRPRDGRPGADARGWRPVTGREAPLRSEAWEGLPGFRHHLLLCAGVRCKAQGSDAVAAAVADELTARGAHDHDVLVTRTLCQFPCNNAPVVSIYPDNVWLRRVSPGDARALIARLLEEPDPPGQPERLPRGATR from the coding sequence ATGACGCGGCGTCCTGACGGCCCCCTGCCCGCCGGGGCCGCCGTGGTGTGCGTCGCCCTCACCCAGGACGCCGCGGCGGCGACCCGCGCGCTGGCCGGCGCCGGAGCGTGGGCGGCGCTGGAGGGCGACGGGCCAGGGCTGGCGTCCGTGCTGAGCGGGTTCGACGGCCCGGTCGGCCTGGTCGGCGTCGCCGCGGGCGAGGGCCCGGCGCCGCTGTCGTGGCTGCGCCGCGTCGCCGGGGACTGGCTGCGCGGGTCGCCGGGCGCCCCGGCCGTCCTGGTCTGGCCGGCCGCGGTGCGGCCGAGGGACGGACGCCCCGGCGCCGACGCGCGCGGCTGGCGTCCGGTCACCGGGCGGGAGGCGCCGCTGCGCAGCGAGGCGTGGGAAGGGTTGCCGGGCTTCCGGCACCACCTGCTGCTGTGCGCGGGCGTGCGCTGCAAGGCCCAGGGCTCCGACGCCGTCGCGGCCGCCGTCGCCGACGAACTGACGGCGCGCGGCGCCCACGACCACGACGTGCTCGTGACGCGAACCCTGTGCCAGTTCCCGTGCAACAACGCCCCGGTGGTCAGCATCTACCCCGACAACGTGTGGCTGCGCCGCGTGAGCCCCGGCGACGCGCGGGCGCTGATCGCGCGCCTGCTGGAGGAGCCGGACCCGCCGGGGCAACCGGAACGGCTGCCGCGTGGGGCGACTCGGTAG